From a region of the Vanrija pseudolonga chromosome 2, complete sequence genome:
- the PEX6 gene encoding Peroxisomal biogenesis factor 6 yields the protein MPASIGRPFGRPPPIVADVHTLPSASGVAEASSDLWSALLPRSRTSDKPARIAVAVEWQPERRVASVKTKTSRLVTWVVPKAGETSAASPRPRLYVPAQLLPPFMPTPTTVTVYWHDPVTLSLVVVQPTGNDELTAADLAPFYDDATDAENEGKANGSVHFSFDDEPASRAGTIFREGGTVPLTQGSAFRVLMCEPVQQGLISSSTRIIVAERPKGQHADEDTSESIAPTHKSMVDEFDPDTFLASSLAISLAQLADEGDLPPPQEERVDSSSDRGSELTASLTTSGSITPRPGRRTPSPVAAPADVLHPLDSPTDDGGMKFIAVRSTGRGVPVEGSNDDDVCYAGVWALGCAGVFEGDWVTIKASSEGGPSRTRLARVVAWERLDQEDSELPPNTILIPPSLFRALFPVQSTSTEVTVQPTSFGARRPTLPVAQKISIARVATAEGVDKRYERSWLKGLRNHFTTKDVDGERVQRLVRRGDIIAVPVWQDKPLAEGEELEAEEDGDDSDNEDGVVARKPTHPKPTALAYFVVTSLTFEPLVPLEDDFSSSSASKARAGELGCWVDADVGGDTSMVLGGLERERVCHRGGDLLWNGLAAPPAPYSTAAVSTMRDLVRSAFSNNALARLFPLSVLVKGARGSGKRSFVRAVADELGLSVIDVPCFDIVGDTPQATEGTLRARLDKARSCAPAVLLLSQLEAFAPPSSGGSAPPTRPPPIVKVIEDILAECRKSAVETGQPVVLVGTTSNSEGVPRDMLACFKHEIALPAPSAPEREVILGTTLGSTPLAPDVVVSHVAAQAAALNAGDLVSLIDRARDTALARACSSAPSASDALLAGVSLTAADLTAALGDARASYADSIGAPRIPNVSWDDVGGLAAVKNDILDTVQLPLDHPELFADGMKKRSGILLYGPPGTGKTLLAKAVATSCAANFLSVKGPELLNMYIGESEANVRRVFEKARDASPCVIFMDELDSVAPKRGNQGDSGGVMDRIVSQLLAELDGMASGRGQVVVMAATNRPDLLDPALLRPGRFDRMLYLSVPETHAAQRDVLAALTRKFTLDPALSLDAVAERLPFTYTGADLYALCADAMLSSMTRVAGAIDKRVEELDAAPAPRNYPTPLTVQYYLASMATKEETDVIVKEDDFVHALERLLPSVSADEMAHYRRVQEEFKGFSIGADKQ from the exons ATGCCAGCATCGATAGGTCGCCCATTcggacggccgccgccgatcgtGGCAGACGTGCATACGCtgccgtcggcctcgggcgtcgccgaggcgtcgtcggacTTGTGGtcggccctcctcccccgcagCCGCACAAGCGACAAGCCGGCCCGTAtcgccgtcgcggtcgagTGGCAgcccgagcgccgcgtcgcgtccgtcaAGACCAAGACGAGCCGCCTCGTCACCTGGGTCGTGCCCAAAGCCGGCGAG ACCTCGGCGGCTagccctcggcctcggctctACGTCCCGGCGCAGCTGTTGCCGCCCTTCATGCCGACGCCTACGACTGTGACCGTGTACTGGCACGACCCAGTGACTCTGAGCCTGGTCGTTGTGCAGCCCACGggcaacgacgagctcacTGCCGCCGACCTGGCACCGTtctacgacgacgcgaccgacgccgagaacgagGGCAAAGCCAACGGCTCGGTCCACTTTTCGTTTGATGAcgagccggcgtcgcgcgcggggaCCATCTtccgcgagggcggcaccGTGCCGCTCACGCAGGGGTCGGCGTTCCGCGTGCTCATGTGCGAGCCGGTCCAGCAAGGCCTGATttcgagctcgacacggattattgtcgccgagcggccGAAGGGGCAACACGCCGACGAAGACACATCTGAGAGCATTGCGCCGACGCACAAGTCGATGGTGGACGAGTTTGACCCCGACACgttcctcgcctcgtcgttggcgatctcgctcgcgcagctcgcagacgagggcgacctccccccgccgcaggaagagcgcgtcgactcgagctcggaccGCGGCTCGGAGCTCACAGCGTCGCTTACTACGTCTGGGAGcatcacgccgcgcccgggACGGCGGACGCCGTCTCCTGTCgctgcgcccgccgacgtgctccacccgctcgactcgcccaccgacgacggcggcatgaAGTTTATCGCTGTGCGCTCGacggggcgcggcgtgcccgtcGAAGGGTcaaacgacgacgacgtgtgcTACGCGGGCGTGTGGGCGCTGggctgcgccggcgtgttCGAGGGCGACTGGGTCACGATCAAGGCGAGCTCTGAAGGTGGCCCGTCGCGTACGCGCCTGGCCCGAGTCGTCGCATGGGAGCGCTTGGATCAGGAGGACAGCGAGCT ACCACCAAATACTATTCTCATCCCGCCCTCGCTCTTCCGTGCCCTCTTCCCGGTGCAGAGCACGAGCACCGAGGTGACCGTGCAGCCGACGTCATTTGGCGCACGCCGGCCAACACTTCCTGTCGCGCAGAAGATTTCCATCGCGCGTGTCGCGACTGCCGAAGGCGTGGACAAGCGCTACGAGCGGTCCTGGCTCAAGGGTCTGCGCAACCACTTCACGACCAAggatgtcgacggcgagaggGTGCAGCGTCTCGTCCGGCGGGGCGACATTATCGCCGTGCCCGTGTGGCAGGACAAGCCActggccgagggcgaggagctggaggcagaagaagacggcgacgactcggacaacgaggacggcgtggtTGCCCGCAAGCCGACACATCCAAAGCCGACGGCGCTCGCCTACTTTGTCGTCACGTCGCTGACGTTCGAGCCGCTCGTGCCGCTCGAAGACGACTTTTCGTCCTCGTCAGCATCCAAGGCACGTGCTGGAGAGCTGGGCTgctgggtcgacgccgacgttggcggcgacaCGAGCATGGTGCTTGGCggtctcgagcgcgagcgcgtgtgCCACCGCGGTGGCGACCTGTTGTGGAACGGTCTTG CCGCACCCCCAGCGCCATACTCCACCGCCGCTGTGTCGACTATGCGCGACCTGGTCCGCTCGGCGTTCTCGAACAACGCTCTCGCGCGCCTCTTCCCACTCTCGGTACTCGTCAAGGGCGCTCGTGGGTCGGGCAAGCGCTCGTttgtgcgcgccgtcgccgacgagctgggcctGAGCGTCATCGACGTCCCATGCTTCGACATTGTAGGCGACACGCCGCAGGCGACGGAGGGCACTCTTCGTGCGCGTCTCGACAAGGCACGGTCATGCGCCCCAgctgtcctcctcctctcccagCTGGAAGCTTTCGCCCCGCCCTCCAGTGGTGGCTCGGCCCCTCCtacccgcccacccccaaTCGTCAAGGTCATCGAGGACATCCTGGCCGAATGCCGCAAGTCGGCGGTGGAGACAGGGCAGCCCGTCGTGCTGGTCGGCACGACCTCCAACTCGGAGGGCGTCCCGCGCGACATGCTCGCGTGCTTCAAGCACGAGATTGCGCTGCCCGCACCGTCCgcgcccgagcgcgaggtgatcctcggcacgacgctcggctcgacgccgctcgcgcccgacgtcgtcgtctcgcaCGTCGCAGCACAGGCTGCGGCCCTGAACGCTGGCGACCTCGTGAGCTTGATCGACCGTGCACGggacacggcgctcgcgcgtgcATGCTCTTCGGCGCCTTCCGCCTCTGACGcactcctcgccggcgtgtcCCTCACAGCGGCCGACCTGACTGCGGCGTTGGGCGACGCGCGTGCCTCGTACGCCGACAGCATCGGCGCCCCGCGTATCCCCAACGTGTCATGGGACGACGTTGGtggcctcgcggccgtcaaGAACGACATTCTCGACACTGTGCAGCTCCCGCTCGACCACCCCGAGCTCTTTGCTGACGGCATGAAGAAGCGCTCAGGTATTCTCCTGTACGGACCACCAGGTACTGGCAAGACGCTtctcgccaaggccgtcgccaCGTCTTGCGCGGCCAACTTCTTGTCCGTCAAGGGCCCCGAGCTGCTCAACATGTACATTGGTGAATCGGAAGCCAACGTCCGCAGGGTGTTCGAaaaggcgcgcgacgcgtcccCATGTGTCATCTTCATGGACGAGCTGGATTCCGTCGCGCCCAAGCGTGGCAACCAGGGCGACTCGGGCGGCGTGATGGACCGTATCGTGTcccagctgctcgccgagctggacggcATGGCGAGCGGCCGCGGCCAGGTGGTGGTCATGGCAGCGACCAACCGAcccgacctgctcgacccGGCGTTGCTCCGCCCAGGCCGTTTCGATCGCATGCTGTACCTCTCTGTGCCGGAGAcgcacgcggcgcagcgcgacgtGCTTGCGGCGCTCACGCGCAAGTTTacgctcgaccccgcgctgtcgctcgacgcggtcgccgagcgcctgccGTTCACGTACACCGGTGCAGACCTGTACGCGCTGTGTGCGGACGCGATGCTGTCGTCGATGACGCGTGTCGCGGGCGCGATCGACAAGCGCgttgaggagctcgacgcggccccCGCGCCACGCAACTACCCCACGCCGTTGACGGTGCAGTACTACCTCGCGTCGATGGCCACCAAGGAGGAAACCGACGTGAtcgtcaaggaggacgaCTTTGTGCatgccctcgagcgcctgctgccgtctgtcagcgccgacgagatggcgCACTACCGGCGCGTGCAGGAGGAGTTTAAGGGATTCTCGATTGGCGCGGATaagcagtag